AAACCACACTTGAATACTCTATTCTGCAGCTTACTGTAATAGGCGCTTATGCGAATGGAATGGTGCTTGTCATCACATTACTATTACTATACTTTGAAGATCGTAAAGGTGCTTTTCGAACATCTGCCTTATTCTTTTTTGCCAACTTATTATTGAGTATTGTTTTACTCCCATTTGGATTTAATGGTTACGGCATTAGTTTTGCTGTAGGATCTACAATTACATTCTTATATGCAATTTCTAGGCTCCTTACTTATATTAAAGATATTGATTACTATACATTTTGCCAATCAAATGGCATAGTAAAAAACATTCTTTCTTTACTAAATTAGCTACCAAACTTAATAGACAATCTGATAAATAAAAATAAAAAATGACCTTCTCTGTATGAGCAAAAGGTCATTTTTTTAATATATTAAGCTTCTTGATAGCCGTTTTTATTATTTGACTGCCATCTCCAAGAATCTGCACACATTTCTTCTAATCCACGTTTTGCTTCCCAATCTAATTCACGCTTTGCTTTAGATACATCTGCAAAACATACCGCTACATCACCAGGACGACGCTCCGTAATTTTATAAGGCACTTTCTTACCTGAAACTTTTTCAAATACTTCAACCATTTCTAACACACTATAGCCAGTACCTGTACCAAGGTTATATGCATCTATTCCAGTTGTATCAAGTACTTTTTCAAGCGCTTTTACGTGACCCTTTGCTAAATCTACAACATGAATGTAATCACGGACGCCTGTTCCATCTTTTGTTGGATAGTCATTTCCAAATACGCTTAATTCCTTTAACTTGCCAACTGCTACTTGCGTTACATATGGCATTAAATTATTTGGAATTCCATTTGGATCTTCCCCGATGCGTCCACTTTCATGCGCACCGAACGGGTTGAAATAACGAAGTAATGCAATGCTCCAATCTGCATCAGCTACTGCTACATCACGCATAATTTGTTCAATCATTAATTTTGTTTGGCCATATGGGTTTGTCGCACTTAGCGGAAATTCTTCTGTAATTGGTGATGTTTCAGGGATACCATATACCGTTGCAGACGAACTGAAGATCATTTTCTTCACATTATGCTTCTGCATCACTTCACATAGTACTAATGTACTTGTTATGTTGTTATGGTAATACGTAAGCGGAATCTCTACTGATTCCCCAACCGCCTTAAAACCTGCAAAATGGATTACTGCCTCAATTGTATTTTCTTCAAAAATCGTATCCAGTGCTTCACGATTTAAAACATCTTCTTTATAAAATGTAAATTGTTTCCCTGTTATTTCTTTTACTCGATTTAAAGACTCTACTGAGCTATTAGAAAAATTATCAACAACTACAACTTCATAACCATTATTTAGTAATTCTACGCATGTATGACTACCAATATATCCTGCTCCACCTGTTACAAGTATTGCCATAATTATAGTCCTCCATATTTCATTCATTATAAACTTCTCAAAGTATATCATATATTCCTTATTGCATGTTTAATCTGTGAACGCGAAAACTTACATTTTATCCCACATTTTTTCAAAAAGATAGACGATTCTATACTACAAATATAAAAAAGCTACATAACTTTTAGCCATGTAGCTTTCCTAAATTAAATTACATAACAATATATACTTAAAAAATGAGCCAAACTACCTAGTAATACAAAAATATGAAAAATCTCATGATGCCCCATATGCTTAAACTCTAACCATTTTGGCTTTGCACCGTAAATAAAGCCGCCAATCGTATAAAAGATACCACCCAGTACTAAAAATAAAATTCCTCCTGTACTTAAGTTTGCAGCTAATGGTGCAAAAAATAAAACAATTAACCAACCCATCATAAGATAAATTGCTGTTGATAACCATCTCGGACAATTGAACCAAAACATTTTAAAAACAATGCCGCAAATAGCAGTTGCATAAACTAACCAAAACAATAGTAAACCATTTGCAGATTGTAATGTAATTAAGCAAAAGGGTGCATATGTACCTGCAATTAATATGAAAATCATGGAATGGTCAAGTTTTCGAAAGAAATAAATGACACGTTCACTCGCTATAACACTATGGTATACAGCTGATGCTGTATAAAGAATCATCATTCCAACTCCAAATAAAATAACCGCTGTAATAGTAACAAAAGACGGCATCTTTATAGAAACTTTCACAAGCATAGCTAGTAGCGCAATAAATGACAATACAGCCCCGCCCAAATGGGTAAAAGCATTAACTGGTTCTCTTACATAAGCATTCACATTAACAACCCCTTATATAATTACATGTAGTTTTGATAACTACATGTAATTATATACACAATCATATTAAAGGTCAACATTTACAATTCATTTGTTTCGTAATACCATATTTAAAGATGTAGATAAACTTTAATGAAATAGAATTATGCGCTCGTACATAGCGAGATAACAATTCATATCATTCCTACAAAAGTGAGGGTTACATATGGAAAATATAAATAAGCTAATTGAAACATTACATTTAGAAAAAAATATTACACTTGAGGATATTCCAAATGTAGATTTATACGTGGATCAAGTTGTACAACTGTTTGAAAATAACTTTGGTGATACAACGAGGACAGCTGATGAAAAAGTATTGACCAAAACAATGATTAATAATTACGCAAAGGGAAAATTGTTCATTCCAATCAAAAATAAAAAATACTCAAAAGAGCATATGATTTTAATCAGTTTGATCTACCAATTAAAAGGTGCTCTCTCCATTAACGATATTAAGAGCTCTTTAGAGAACATTAATGAAAAACTATTAACAGCCGATGCATTTGAATTAAATACTCTTTATAAAAACTATCTTTCCCTCACAGAATCAAATGTTGAAACCTTTAAAAAAGACGTAGATAACCGTGTTGCTGAAGTAAAAGCAACTTCTTCACTTGAAGATCAAGAGATGGAAAAATTCTTATTACTAACTTCCTTTGTCTCAATGAGCAATATGTACAGACGTTTAGCTGAAAAATTAGTTGATGATTTAAAGGAATCTTAAAATTGAAAGGGTACCCTTATTAGGTACCCTTTCAATCACTTATGCTTTTCCAAAAATTCTGCGATACAACGATACACATATATTTCATTTTCTTTCTTCGAAAATCCATGTCCCTCATCTTCAAGTACAATATATTCAGCATCCACACCTTTTTTCTGTAAGGCTTGAAATATTTGATCTGATTCTGTTTTCACAACCCGTGGGTCATTTGCACCTTGGATAATAAGAATTGGCTTGTTCATTTGATCTAAATATGTAATAGGAGAATCTTTCATAAGCCTCTCTTTATCCTTCTCTACATCACCTATAAAGCTAACAGCAATCGGTTTCCATTCTTCAGGCATAGAATCGATAAAGCTAAACAAATTACTAGGTCCAAAAATATCAATAGCTGCGCGGAAGTATTCTGAATGGCGTCCAAAAAGTAATAATGTCATATACCCCCCATAACTTCCGCCCATAACAAATAATTTCTCAGCATTTGAAATACCTTGTTCAAATAGCCATTCCATTCCTGCTACACAATCAAGACGAGGTGCTTTTCCCCAATCTCCTTCAATCATTTTTGTAAATGTTGAACCATATCTTGTGCTTCCCCTAAAATTCGGCGCAAAAATGTTATACCCTTGTCTCAATAAATACTGAAATAATACTCTAAATCCTTTAACTTCAGCCCACTGCGGGCCACCATGAGGCCAAAATATTGTATATCCGTTTTTTACTTCTTCTTTCGCTCGGAATAATAATGCTTCTATATTTAATCCATCAAATGAAAAGTACGTTACGACATCTGGTTCAACAAAAGATTCCTCCGCTAAACCAATAACATAGTTTTTCGTCAATGCCTCCCACTCTTCATTTGTACCTTTTTTATAATAAATATTCGCCGTTTTCGTTGCACTTTCACCTAACAAATATAAGGTTCCAGATTTACCAATTTCTATTTGTTTTATCGTATCCACAGGAGTGAATAATTGAATTAATTCTTTTGTAGTCCATACCAATTTATATAGTCGATCTTCAACTCCTTTTGCTGTAACGATATAACAATTTTTCGTTTCTGGATACCATTTTATAATTGATACATCCTCATTTTCTATTTTACAAATTGGTTTGAATTCTCGATTACTTATATCAAAAGACGCCACATAAGCGAACTCTTCTTCATAATTCGTAATAAAAATTAATGTATCTTCATTTATATAGTGTATAGACGTTACAGTATGCTCCTTTTCACTAGAAGGTGTAATACAGATGAGTTCCTCATCCTTTTTCACATATCCTACATCATATGTATTTCCATATGACTTTAAAATAACAAAACTTGATTCATTTGGGCTGACTTGCATTAATGAAGTCGGTGTTTCTATCCCAGTGAAAATAAGTTTATCTTCTTTCGTACGTAAATTATAACAACGGGAATTAAAGAATTTAGAATTATCTTTACTTGTAACATAATATAGTCGTTCCCCATCCTCTGTTAAATGCACATAATAATCCTTATCTTTCTCTCCTGCTGGAATTAGTTCAAGTAATTCTCCACCCTCTGGTTTCAATGCATAAATATGATAATTTTCATCACCATCTTTATCAAATCCAGCTAAAATAAATCGATTTAAAGGATCTATCTTAATAAAATTACTTGTTTGATTACAGTACGTTAACGGATACGGATATAGATTTGGTACATCCATCGCCCATAAATTAGATTTACCATTCAAATTTGTACTAAAGAGCAATCGTTCTTCATCTTCACTTACCGTAAACTTGCCAATACTGTACGATCTAAAAAACTGTTCAGCGTCTGCCGTAGGAAATTGAATCATCTTTTTCTCCTCCATCCAAAATTCACATTTCAAAATTCAGACTTATTTCTACAAGATTCTTCATTTTCCTATTTATCCCTTTTTAATTTTATCCGAAATGCTTCATGAATGTCATCGCTTTATTAGAACTAACTTCAGCAATTGGGGTAATTATCAGATTTTGGTATCCAATTTTCTTAAAATATTCAGCTATTCTTATCATTATTCTTATGCTTGGGGCGTTACACGCTCACTTCTTTCGAGCTAAACATAAAACAACTATGACGATTAATGCATTTGTTATGCTTTTTCTATCTGTTGTAATTTTGTTGTTTTAAAATAAAAACGATCCACCCGTTAGAGTGGATCGTTTTTTTTACTTAATCGCTTCATGAACCTTTAATTGTTTACCTTTTATCGTTGTATTTTTCATTACTTTTAAAACAAGTGGCCCTTTTCCATTTAGTATTTCCACATAAGAAACATTATCTTGTATCGTAATAATTCCTATATCTTCAGCTGTAACACCTGAAATTTTAGCAATTGTACCAACGAAATCTACTGCTCGAATTTTCTTTTTCTTACCACCATTAAAATACAGCTTCATAATTCCTTTATTTAAGCCCGCATTTTTATCTTTCTTTATCATCGGCTTAGCATGTATTTTTTCTTCAAATATTGCTTTATGTTTTGTAACCACTTCTTTTGAAGGTGCATCAACCTTTAAAATTTCAAAGCCAATATATTCTTCAATCTCTTCCAAAAATCTATCTTCATAAGGTGTTACAAATGTAATAGCTTTTCCGCTATTACCAGCACGTCCTGTTCTTCCTATTCGATGTACATAACTTTCTTTTTCTAACGGAATATCATAATTGATGACATGTGTAATATTTTCGATGTCAATTCCTCGTGCAGCTACATCTGTCGCTACTAAGTAACGAAATTTCCCTTTTCTAAAGTCATCCATAACTGCAAAACGATCTTCTTGTACCATTCCGCCATGTATTTTATCACAAGGGTAGTTAGCACGTTTTAACTGTCTAAAGACGTGATCTACATTCTCTTGTGTACGGCAAAAAATAATACAGCTATCTGGATTTTCAACGATTGTTACATCTTTAATAAGGGAAAGCTTCTCTTCTTCCCTTATTTCAAAAAGAATATGTTCAATTTTATCCGTCGTAATCCCAGATGCCTTAATTTCGATATAAATTGGCTCTTTCATATATGTATGAGACAATCTCTCAACATCTTCTGGCAATGTTGCTGAAAATAGCATCGTGATTCTGTTCGTAGGTAATTCGTCAATGATCGCTTCTACTTGATCGATAAAACCCATATTTAGCATTTCATCTGCCTCATCAATTACTAAATACTTCAAACGCTCTAAAGACAAAGTACCTTTTTCAATATGATCTAATACACGTCCAGGGGTACCAACTACAATATGTGTTTTTTGCTTTAACTCTAATTTTTGACGAGCAAATGGTGACTTTCCATAAACCGCCGCGGCCTTAATTCTCTTAAATCGACCAATATTCGTAATATCTTCTTTTACTTGCACAGCCAGTTCCCTAGTTGGTGTCAAAACTAACGCCTGTGGCTTATTCTCTTCCCACTCAACCACTTCGCAAAGTGGTATACCAAAAGAAGCTGTTTTTCCACTTCCTGTCTGTGATTTCACAACAAGATCTTTCTTTTCTAATGCAACTGGAATAACGTTTCCTTGTACCTCTGTCGGTTGCTCATATCCTAAACTAGTAAGTGCTCTTACAATTTCCTTACTTAATGTGTAATCGGCAAAACTTTTTTTACTCATGTACTAACCTCATTTTATTATGTATTTAATACTTATATTTTTTATAGCCTACGTTAAATTATACTGAGAGAACATATTAAACCGCTATTCGTAGTTCGCTAAAGTACCATCTTACCCTAAGTATAACTCTTTATATTCTTTTTTTTGAAATAAAACAATAAAAAGCAGACTTATTATTAAGTCTGCCTCACCTATACAGTATTAAAAAATATTCTTATACATTTATTTTTATAGAAGAAATATCTTTACGGAACTAACCTTTTTACAACTGGTATTCTTTGCAGTACTAAAGTTATTACCATACTAAGGACGATTGCAATAATTACATTGATAGGTATTGCTAATATTGCATGTACATGTGCATTTACCTTAGGAAAAACTTTGTACAAAAAGTTATTTAATAAGAAGAAATGAAGAATATAAATTCCAAGGCTTGCTTGATTTATACCGCGTAATAGAAACGGTAGTTTTCTTTCTGAGTTTTGAAAAGTATATCTAAAAAATACAAATAACCCAATTGCCATAAGTAAAACACCTGGTGCAAAATACTCATACCAAAACTGATCCAACTGTCCATCTGCTTTTACCGTATAATGATATGTAATAAAGAATGTACCAATAAATCCTACAAATCCTCCAATATAAGAAATGTTTCTCCATTTTTTTGTAATATCATAATTCGATAAATAATAACCAAGTAGAAAAT
The DNA window shown above is from Bacillus clarus and carries:
- the galE gene encoding UDP-glucose 4-epimerase GalE, producing MAILVTGGAGYIGSHTCVELLNNGYEVVVVDNFSNSSVESLNRVKEITGKQFTFYKEDVLNREALDTIFEENTIEAVIHFAGFKAVGESVEIPLTYYHNNITSTLVLCEVMQKHNVKKMIFSSSATVYGIPETSPITEEFPLSATNPYGQTKLMIEQIMRDVAVADADWSIALLRYFNPFGAHESGRIGEDPNGIPNNLMPYVTQVAVGKLKELSVFGNDYPTKDGTGVRDYIHVVDLAKGHVKALEKVLDTTGIDAYNLGTGTGYSVLEMVEVFEKVSGKKVPYKITERRPGDVAVCFADVSKAKRELDWEAKRGLEEMCADSWRWQSNNKNGYQEA
- the trhA gene encoding PAQR family membrane homeostasis protein TrhA; the protein is MNAYVREPVNAFTHLGGAVLSFIALLAMLVKVSIKMPSFVTITAVILFGVGMMILYTASAVYHSVIASERVIYFFRKLDHSMIFILIAGTYAPFCLITLQSANGLLLFWLVYATAICGIVFKMFWFNCPRWLSTAIYLMMGWLIVLFFAPLAANLSTGGILFLVLGGIFYTIGGFIYGAKPKWLEFKHMGHHEIFHIFVLLGSLAHFLSIYCYVI
- a CDS encoding DUF1836 domain-containing protein; the encoded protein is MENINKLIETLHLEKNITLEDIPNVDLYVDQVVQLFENNFGDTTRTADEKVLTKTMINNYAKGKLFIPIKNKKYSKEHMILISLIYQLKGALSINDIKSSLENINEKLLTADAFELNTLYKNYLSLTESNVETFKKDVDNRVAEVKATSSLEDQEMEKFLLLTSFVSMSNMYRRLAEKLVDDLKES
- a CDS encoding S9 family peptidase → MIQFPTADAEQFFRSYSIGKFTVSEDEERLLFSTNLNGKSNLWAMDVPNLYPYPLTYCNQTSNFIKIDPLNRFILAGFDKDGDENYHIYALKPEGGELLELIPAGEKDKDYYVHLTEDGERLYYVTSKDNSKFFNSRCYNLRTKEDKLIFTGIETPTSLMQVSPNESSFVILKSYGNTYDVGYVKKDEELICITPSSEKEHTVTSIHYINEDTLIFITNYEEEFAYVASFDISNREFKPICKIENEDVSIIKWYPETKNCYIVTAKGVEDRLYKLVWTTKELIQLFTPVDTIKQIEIGKSGTLYLLGESATKTANIYYKKGTNEEWEALTKNYVIGLAEESFVEPDVVTYFSFDGLNIEALLFRAKEEVKNGYTIFWPHGGPQWAEVKGFRVLFQYLLRQGYNIFAPNFRGSTRYGSTFTKMIEGDWGKAPRLDCVAGMEWLFEQGISNAEKLFVMGGSYGGYMTLLLFGRHSEYFRAAIDIFGPSNLFSFIDSMPEEWKPIAVSFIGDVEKDKERLMKDSPITYLDQMNKPILIIQGANDPRVVKTESDQIFQALQKKGVDAEYIVLEDEGHGFSKKENEIYVYRCIAEFLEKHK
- a CDS encoding DEAD/DEAH box helicase, encoding MSKKSFADYTLSKEIVRALTSLGYEQPTEVQGNVIPVALEKKDLVVKSQTGSGKTASFGIPLCEVVEWEENKPQALVLTPTRELAVQVKEDITNIGRFKRIKAAAVYGKSPFARQKLELKQKTHIVVGTPGRVLDHIEKGTLSLERLKYLVIDEADEMLNMGFIDQVEAIIDELPTNRITMLFSATLPEDVERLSHTYMKEPIYIEIKASGITTDKIEHILFEIREEEKLSLIKDVTIVENPDSCIIFCRTQENVDHVFRQLKRANYPCDKIHGGMVQEDRFAVMDDFRKGKFRYLVATDVAARGIDIENITHVINYDIPLEKESYVHRIGRTGRAGNSGKAITFVTPYEDRFLEEIEEYIGFEILKVDAPSKEVVTKHKAIFEEKIHAKPMIKKDKNAGLNKGIMKLYFNGGKKKKIRAVDFVGTIAKISGVTAEDIGIITIQDNVSYVEILNGKGPLVLKVMKNTTIKGKQLKVHEAIK